The following proteins come from a genomic window of Acinetobacter baumannii:
- a CDS encoding membrane protein, which produces MINHLNFKLKYSRFSIIFQFFIGLSLAVLFYQLMPLLWWLVVISLLFISFIFFLKRPQLAQIAYLDKKLWSLAYHSQNTISRVKILKIIDYQIFIVIYFEGHKTLTSIIWFDQMSLAEWKKLKTLEKLY; this is translated from the coding sequence TTGATCAACCATTTGAATTTTAAGCTGAAATATAGTCGTTTTTCGATTATATTTCAGTTTTTTATTGGCTTAAGCTTAGCAGTTCTATTTTATCAATTAATGCCGTTACTATGGTGGTTAGTTGTAATCAGCTTACTATTTATCAGCTTTATTTTCTTTTTAAAGCGTCCGCAGCTTGCACAAATTGCTTATTTAGATAAAAAACTATGGTCGCTTGCTTATCACTCACAGAACACCATTTCTCGCGTCAAAATTTTAAAAATAATTGATTATCAGATTTTCATAGTGATCTATTTTGAAGGTCATAAAACACTAACTTCTATCATTTGGTTTGATCAAATGTCATTAGCAGAGTGGAAAAAGCTTAAAACTTTAGAAAAACTCTATTAA
- a CDS encoding FAD assembly factor SdhE encodes MSEEMTLEERKVIYRARRGLKEIDVYFDPYVKNYYLKADPAEKALFAELVEQEDPDLLDWFMEVSEPPRTELRDFIYKLKHYVHG; translated from the coding sequence ATGTCTGAAGAAATGACCTTGGAAGAACGTAAAGTAATCTATCGCGCACGTCGTGGTTTAAAGGAAATTGATGTCTATTTTGACCCTTATGTGAAAAATTATTATTTAAAGGCAGACCCGGCAGAAAAAGCATTGTTTGCTGAGTTGGTAGAACAGGAAGACCCTGATTTACTAGATTGGTTTATGGAAGTATCAGAACCACCACGTACCGAATTACGTGACTTTATCTATAAATTAAAACACTATGTTCATGGTTAA
- a CDS encoding acyl-CoA dehydrogenase family protein has protein sequence MQSGAIRPIPNMLPRHLFNEEHEAFRETVRKFYEKEVVPNIEKYEKQQHVDRDLWNKAGALGLLCTTMPEQYGGSGVDRLYSMILIEEQAYAMDSSTGFSLHSDIVANYINNFGNEEQKQKWLPKMATGETVTAIAMTEPGTGSDLQAVRTTAVLDGDEYVINGSKIFITNGYLCDMAIVVCKTGNSDKGSANLSLIIVEANRAGFTKGKPLNKIGMKGQDTCELFFDNVRVPKVNLLGMEGMGFIMLMKELAWERMLVAIICQAGAEAAFAHTVQYTKDRKAFGKPIGAFQNTRFKLAELRTEIDFCRTYLDRCMELQLDEKLSVEAAAAAKYKISDMFSKVVDECLQLHGGYGYMMEYPIARAYIDHRANRIYAGTNEIMKELISRTL, from the coding sequence ATGCAATCTGGTGCTATTCGTCCCATTCCAAATATGTTACCTCGCCATTTATTTAATGAAGAACATGAAGCTTTTCGGGAAACGGTACGTAAATTCTATGAGAAAGAAGTTGTACCTAATATTGAAAAATATGAAAAACAACAACATGTTGACCGAGATCTTTGGAATAAAGCTGGTGCATTAGGTTTACTCTGTACCACCATGCCAGAACAATATGGTGGTTCAGGTGTCGATCGCCTATACAGCATGATTCTTATTGAAGAACAAGCCTATGCAATGGACTCAAGTACAGGTTTCTCACTGCATTCCGACATTGTAGCCAACTATATCAATAACTTCGGTAATGAAGAGCAAAAACAGAAATGGCTCCCTAAAATGGCTACTGGTGAGACGGTTACCGCAATTGCCATGACCGAGCCGGGAACAGGTTCAGACTTGCAAGCGGTTCGTACAACAGCCGTTCTTGATGGCGATGAATATGTCATTAATGGTTCAAAAATATTTATTACCAATGGCTATTTATGCGATATGGCAATTGTCGTTTGTAAAACGGGGAATAGCGATAAAGGATCTGCCAATTTATCACTCATTATTGTCGAAGCTAACCGTGCTGGTTTTACTAAGGGCAAACCACTTAACAAAATTGGTATGAAAGGCCAAGATACCTGTGAACTCTTCTTTGATAACGTTCGTGTTCCTAAAGTAAATCTTTTAGGTATGGAAGGCATGGGCTTTATCATGCTCATGAAAGAATTAGCGTGGGAGCGTATGCTAGTTGCTATTATCTGCCAAGCTGGGGCAGAAGCGGCATTTGCACATACTGTTCAATATACAAAAGATCGTAAAGCATTTGGCAAACCAATTGGAGCATTCCAAAATACTCGTTTTAAACTTGCCGAACTTAGAACAGAGATAGATTTCTGCCGTACCTATTTAGATCGTTGTATGGAATTACAACTCGATGAAAAATTGAGTGTTGAAGCTGCAGCGGCTGCAAAATATAAAATTTCAGATATGTTTTCAAAAGTTGTAGATGAATGTCTTCAATTACATGGTGGTTATGGCTATATGATGGAATATCCAATTGCACGCGCTTATATCGATCACCGAGCAAACCGTATTTATGCAGGCACCAATGAAATTATGAAAGAATTAATCTCTAGAACTCTTTAA